The following proteins are encoded in a genomic region of Microtus ochrogaster isolate Prairie Vole_2 unplaced genomic scaffold, MicOch1.0 UNK33, whole genome shotgun sequence:
- the Aste1 gene encoding protein asteroid homolog 1 isoform X1 encodes MGIRGLMSFVEDYSNEFFTDLKLRDTKIIIDGYSLFHRLCFNSNLELRYGGDYDSFADVVQRFFESLFACHICPYVVLDGGCDISDKKLTTLKDRAREKIQAAHSLSVGGGGNVCPLLIREVFIQVLIRLKVCFVQSFSEADRDIMTLANHWNCPVLSSDSDFCIFDLRSGFCPLNSFQWRNLNTVKNTQDYYIPAKCFSLNAFCRYFSNMNKTLLPLFAVLCGNDHVNLPIIETFISKARLPLSSKRRRYHRVLGLLNWLSHFDDPAEALENVLKHLPRKGREDVKEHLCTSMEEYQPSQVKLQDFFYYGTYVCPDALNLGLPEWVLVALAKGQLPPFISDALVLQRTFLHTQVENMQRPNAHRIAQPIRQFIYGLLLNTSSHPEGISQNAAPSQPPAFNEVERIDKNIKTSVVYAKQLLKNHSDLSKLTELPLSRRRMLLLEALKVKQVVLEAIPTLLKLPIAVTCYWLQSTEAKAKLHHLQALLLGMLMEPLHAIINCPGEEDPQAGGAKVLYEELQRVKAPMQPGARLDLDTAHVFCQWQCCLQMGLYLNQLLCTPLPEPDLTQLYNGSLVHGLCQQLLASTSTESLLSMCPEAKQLYEHLFNATKSYAPAELFVPKTQSNSKKRRQKKKVASQSKNKVVTTSDSRHWYDRSNRFGLLMVESLEEHLETSELE; translated from the exons ATGGGCATCAGAGGACTCATGAGTTTCGTGGAAGATTACAGTAATGAGTTCTTCACTGATCTGAAACTGAGGGACACAAAAATTATCATCGATGGCTATTCTCTTTTCCATCGACTTTGCTTCAACTCAAACTTGGAACTCCGGTATGGAGGGGACTATGATTCATTTGCAGACGTTGTACAGAGATTCTTTGAGTCACTGTTCGCTTGTCATATCTGTCCCTATGTTGTATTAGATGGAGGATGTGACATTTCAGATAAGAAGCTTACAACTCTGAAGGATCGAGCTAGAGAGAAGATCCAGGCGGCCCATTCCCTTTCTGTCGGCGGGGGTGGGAATGTGTGTCCCTTACTCATCCGAGAAGTGTTTATACAGGTTTTGATCAGGCTTAAGGTATGTTTTGTTCAGAGCTTCTCGGAAGCAGATCGGGACATCATGACACTTGCCAATCACTGGAATTGCCCTGTGCTGTCATCAGATAGTGACTTTTGCATTTTTGACCTGCGAAGTGGGTTTTGCCCACTGAATAGTTTTCAGTGGAGAAATCTGAACACTGTTAAGAATACACAGGATTACTATATTCCTGCCAAATGCTTTTCCCTCAATGCATTCTGCCGTTACTTCAGCAACATGAACAAGACTCTACTACCTCTCTTTGCGGTGCTGTGTGGAAATGACCACGTTAATCTGCCCATCATAGAGACATTCATCAGCAAAGCACGGCTTCCTCTTAGTTCTAAGAGGAGGAGATACCACCGAGTTCTGGGACTTCTGAACTGGTTGTCTCACTTTGATGACCCCGCTGAAGCACTGGAGAATGTCCTGAAGCATCTCCCCAGAAAGGGCCGAGAAGATGTTAAGGAACATCTCTGCACTTCCATGGAGGAGTACCAGCCGTCCCAGGTGAAGCTGCAGGACTTCTTCTACTATGGAACTTATGTCTGTCCAGACGCTTTGAATCTGGGCTTGCCAGAGTGGGTACTAGTAGCCTTAGCCAAAGGCCAGCTACCACCTTTCATCAGTGATGCTCTGGTGCTTCAGAGGACCTTTCTTCACACACAGGTAGAAAACATGCAGAGACCAAATGCCCACAGAATAGCTCAGCCCATCCGGCAATTCATCTATGGGCTTCTTTTGAATACCTCATCACATCCAGAAGGTATTTCCCAGAATGCAGCACCTTCTCAGCCTCCAGCTTTCAATGAAGTGGaaagaattgataaaaatatcaaaacatcgGTTGTTTATGCAAAACAACTGCTCAAGAATCATTCTGACTTGAGCAAATTGACTGAG CTCCCCTTGTCTAGGCGGCGGATGCTTCTGTTAGAAGCCCTGAAGGTCAAACAGGTTGTCCTGGAGGCCATCCCTACTTTGCTGAAGTTGCCCATTGCTGTCACTTGTTACTGGTTGCAGTCCACAGAGGCCAAGGCAAAGCTCCATCATCTGCAGGCCTTACTGCTGGGAATGCTGATGGAGCCCTTGCATGCCATCATCAACTGCCCTG GTGAGGAAGATCCACAGGCAGGTGGTGCCAAGGTGCTGTATGAAGAGTTACAGCGGGTGAAGGCGCCCATGCAGCCAGGTGCAAGATTGGATTTAGACACAGCTCACGTCTTCTGTCAGTGGCAGTGCTGTCTCCAGATGGGGTTGTATCTCAACCAGCTGCTGTGCACTCCTCTCCCAGAGCCAGACCTAACTCA GTTGTACAATGGAAGCCTGGTGCACGGACTCTGCCAGCAACTGCTAGCATCCACTTCTACAGAAAGCCTCCTGAGCATGTGTCCTGAGGCAAAGCAACTGTACGAACATCTGTTCAATGCCACGAAGTCATATGCCCCAGCTGAATTATTTGTACCAAAGACTCAATCAAACTCAAAGAAAAGGAGGCAAAAGAAAAAGGTTGCCAGCCAGTCAAAGAACAAAGTGGTAACCACTTCAGACAGCAGGCACTGGTATGACAGAAGCAATCGGTTTGGGCTGTTAATGGTTGAAAGCTTGGAGGAGCACTTAGAGACCTCAGAGCTTGAATAA
- the Aste1 gene encoding protein asteroid homolog 1 isoform X2: MAILFSIDFASTQTWNSDGGCDISDKKLTTLKDRAREKIQAAHSLSVGGGGNVCPLLIREVFIQVLIRLKVCFVQSFSEADRDIMTLANHWNCPVLSSDSDFCIFDLRSGFCPLNSFQWRNLNTVKNTQDYYIPAKCFSLNAFCRYFSNMNKTLLPLFAVLCGNDHVNLPIIETFISKARLPLSSKRRRYHRVLGLLNWLSHFDDPAEALENVLKHLPRKGREDVKEHLCTSMEEYQPSQVKLQDFFYYGTYVCPDALNLGLPEWVLVALAKGQLPPFISDALVLQRTFLHTQVENMQRPNAHRIAQPIRQFIYGLLLNTSSHPEGISQNAAPSQPPAFNEVERIDKNIKTSVVYAKQLLKNHSDLSKLTELPLSRRRMLLLEALKVKQVVLEAIPTLLKLPIAVTCYWLQSTEAKAKLHHLQALLLGMLMEPLHAIINCPGEEDPQAGGAKVLYEELQRVKAPMQPGARLDLDTAHVFCQWQCCLQMGLYLNQLLCTPLPEPDLTQLYNGSLVHGLCQQLLASTSTESLLSMCPEAKQLYEHLFNATKSYAPAELFVPKTQSNSKKRRQKKKVASQSKNKVVTTSDSRHWYDRSNRFGLLMVESLEEHLETSELE, translated from the exons ATGGCTATTCTCTTTTCCATCGACTTTGCTTCAACTCAAACTTGGAACTCCG ATGGAGGATGTGACATTTCAGATAAGAAGCTTACAACTCTGAAGGATCGAGCTAGAGAGAAGATCCAGGCGGCCCATTCCCTTTCTGTCGGCGGGGGTGGGAATGTGTGTCCCTTACTCATCCGAGAAGTGTTTATACAGGTTTTGATCAGGCTTAAGGTATGTTTTGTTCAGAGCTTCTCGGAAGCAGATCGGGACATCATGACACTTGCCAATCACTGGAATTGCCCTGTGCTGTCATCAGATAGTGACTTTTGCATTTTTGACCTGCGAAGTGGGTTTTGCCCACTGAATAGTTTTCAGTGGAGAAATCTGAACACTGTTAAGAATACACAGGATTACTATATTCCTGCCAAATGCTTTTCCCTCAATGCATTCTGCCGTTACTTCAGCAACATGAACAAGACTCTACTACCTCTCTTTGCGGTGCTGTGTGGAAATGACCACGTTAATCTGCCCATCATAGAGACATTCATCAGCAAAGCACGGCTTCCTCTTAGTTCTAAGAGGAGGAGATACCACCGAGTTCTGGGACTTCTGAACTGGTTGTCTCACTTTGATGACCCCGCTGAAGCACTGGAGAATGTCCTGAAGCATCTCCCCAGAAAGGGCCGAGAAGATGTTAAGGAACATCTCTGCACTTCCATGGAGGAGTACCAGCCGTCCCAGGTGAAGCTGCAGGACTTCTTCTACTATGGAACTTATGTCTGTCCAGACGCTTTGAATCTGGGCTTGCCAGAGTGGGTACTAGTAGCCTTAGCCAAAGGCCAGCTACCACCTTTCATCAGTGATGCTCTGGTGCTTCAGAGGACCTTTCTTCACACACAGGTAGAAAACATGCAGAGACCAAATGCCCACAGAATAGCTCAGCCCATCCGGCAATTCATCTATGGGCTTCTTTTGAATACCTCATCACATCCAGAAGGTATTTCCCAGAATGCAGCACCTTCTCAGCCTCCAGCTTTCAATGAAGTGGaaagaattgataaaaatatcaaaacatcgGTTGTTTATGCAAAACAACTGCTCAAGAATCATTCTGACTTGAGCAAATTGACTGAG CTCCCCTTGTCTAGGCGGCGGATGCTTCTGTTAGAAGCCCTGAAGGTCAAACAGGTTGTCCTGGAGGCCATCCCTACTTTGCTGAAGTTGCCCATTGCTGTCACTTGTTACTGGTTGCAGTCCACAGAGGCCAAGGCAAAGCTCCATCATCTGCAGGCCTTACTGCTGGGAATGCTGATGGAGCCCTTGCATGCCATCATCAACTGCCCTG GTGAGGAAGATCCACAGGCAGGTGGTGCCAAGGTGCTGTATGAAGAGTTACAGCGGGTGAAGGCGCCCATGCAGCCAGGTGCAAGATTGGATTTAGACACAGCTCACGTCTTCTGTCAGTGGCAGTGCTGTCTCCAGATGGGGTTGTATCTCAACCAGCTGCTGTGCACTCCTCTCCCAGAGCCAGACCTAACTCA GTTGTACAATGGAAGCCTGGTGCACGGACTCTGCCAGCAACTGCTAGCATCCACTTCTACAGAAAGCCTCCTGAGCATGTGTCCTGAGGCAAAGCAACTGTACGAACATCTGTTCAATGCCACGAAGTCATATGCCCCAGCTGAATTATTTGTACCAAAGACTCAATCAAACTCAAAGAAAAGGAGGCAAAAGAAAAAGGTTGCCAGCCAGTCAAAGAACAAAGTGGTAACCACTTCAGACAGCAGGCACTGGTATGACAGAAGCAATCGGTTTGGGCTGTTAATGGTTGAAAGCTTGGAGGAGCACTTAGAGACCTCAGAGCTTGAATAA